In one window of Hymenobacter nivis DNA:
- a CDS encoding J domain-containing protein, translated as MSQTHYQVLGVAPTASAADVKRAYRQLVVRYHPDKHGGDVRYEEQFKAVATAYRVLGDAGRRATYDFQLAQATRRADDERRHQQYRPASQHVYGVPMPPPAPLRTRPPASSRERHYQTIPRQRVRFMRRDWLLTLAFLAAAALFSLSVKATMDRVTANAHYRDGLAAYVRGDFTAAYSEFSQTLDFRPNAAGALRRRGELQLLVIHDPAAARADFQAALRQENPPAVAAHLCYYLGRCETALGHPPGADAAYSRALALDSTLSAAWVARGQGRLLDLHRPAAALADFDQSLALARAAGQPGPWRAAQLRGLALATLGRYPEARAAYEAALLARPLDGQTHFLLGRLAQRLGNAPAACEFFRRSLELGYIFAGAAYKQSCH; from the coding sequence GCCGCCGACGTGAAGCGTGCCTACCGGCAGCTAGTGGTGCGCTACCACCCCGACAAGCACGGCGGCGATGTGCGCTACGAAGAGCAGTTCAAGGCCGTGGCCACGGCCTACCGCGTGCTGGGCGACGCCGGCCGGCGCGCTACCTACGATTTCCAGCTGGCCCAGGCCACCCGCCGCGCCGACGACGAGCGCCGCCACCAGCAGTACCGCCCCGCCAGCCAGCACGTGTACGGCGTGCCCATGCCGCCGCCCGCGCCGCTGCGCACGCGCCCACCCGCCAGCAGCCGCGAGCGCCATTACCAAACCATTCCGCGCCAGCGCGTGCGCTTCATGCGGCGCGACTGGCTGCTGACGCTGGCTTTTTTGGCGGCGGCGGCGCTGTTCAGCTTGTCGGTGAAGGCCACGATGGACCGCGTGACGGCCAACGCCCACTACCGCGATGGCTTGGCCGCGTACGTGCGCGGCGACTTCACCGCGGCTTATTCGGAATTCAGCCAAACGCTTGATTTTCGCCCCAATGCCGCGGGGGCCCTGCGCCGCCGCGGCGAGCTGCAACTGTTGGTGATTCATGACCCGGCCGCGGCCCGCGCCGACTTTCAGGCCGCGTTGCGGCAAGAGAATCCACCTGCTGTGGCGGCGCACCTCTGCTATTACCTCGGCCGCTGCGAAACGGCGCTGGGCCACCCCCCCGGAGCCGATGCGGCGTATTCGCGGGCCCTGGCCCTTGACTCGACCCTTAGCGCCGCCTGGGTGGCCCGGGGCCAGGGCCGCCTGCTCGACCTGCACCGCCCCGCCGCCGCCCTGGCCGATTTTGACCAAAGCTTGGCCCTGGCGCGGGCCGCCGGGCAGCCGGGGCCTTGGCGGGCCGCGCAGCTGCGCGGCCTGGCCCTGGCTACGCTGGGCCGCTACCCCGAGGCCCGGGCGGCGTACGAAGCGGCCTTGCTGGCCCGCCCGCTCGATGGCCAAACGCATTTCTTGCTCGGCCGCCTAGCCCAGCGCTTGGGCAATGCCCCGGCGGCGTGCGAGTTTTTCCGGCGGTCGCTGGAGCTGGGCTACATTTTTGCGGGCGCGGCTTACAAGCAAAGCTGCCACTAG
- a CDS encoding fasciclin domain-containing protein: MKKTLFSLALGMLLSAGISTAASAQAKMTPGTVMVGGAAMYPTKNIIENAVNSKDHTTLVAAVKAAGLVETLEGAGPFTVFAPTNEAFNKLPAGTVETLLKPENKATLTKILTYHVVAGRMTVADLKKAIKAGKGKATLKTVSGGTLTAMMKGPKTIELKDEKGGISTVTIADVMQSNGVIHVINTVLMP; encoded by the coding sequence ATGAAAAAGACTCTTTTCTCCCTAGCCTTGGGCATGCTTTTGAGCGCCGGTATTTCGACCGCCGCCTCGGCCCAGGCCAAAATGACCCCCGGTACCGTGATGGTGGGCGGCGCGGCCATGTACCCCACGAAAAACATCATCGAGAACGCCGTTAACTCGAAAGACCACACTACGCTGGTGGCCGCTGTGAAAGCTGCGGGCCTGGTGGAAACCCTGGAAGGCGCCGGTCCTTTCACCGTATTTGCCCCCACCAACGAAGCCTTTAACAAGCTGCCCGCTGGTACGGTAGAAACCCTGCTGAAGCCCGAAAACAAGGCAACCCTCACCAAAATCCTGACCTACCACGTAGTGGCCGGCCGCATGACTGTGGCTGACCTCAAGAAAGCCATTAAGGCCGGTAAAGGCAAGGCTACCCTCAAAACCGTGAGCGGCGGCACCTTGACCGCTATGATGAAAGGCCCCAAAACCATTGAGCTGAAAGACGAGAAAGGCGGTATTTCGACCGTGACCATCGCCGACGTGATGCAGAGCAACGGCGTAATCCACGTCATCAACACCGTGCTGATGCCTTAG
- a CDS encoding (Fe-S)-binding protein — MLQSILFALLLVAAFGFFTWQVRKIRANVLVGRDRDMSGHPAERLRKTLLVAFGQQKMFKRLTPALLHLVVYVGFWVINIEVLEIVIDGLFGTHRFLGFLGPVYSALMATNEVLAALVLVAVAALWWRRNRHPPLKRFTGPELRMWPKLDANIILYVEVVLMAALFFMNSADIRLHQVEGKALPGAFPVSYFLSGLLPTNVGTLAVLERAGWWIHITGIFLFLNYLPSSKHFHIIMAFPGVWYSRLVPQGQFSNVESITHEVKAMMDPSYEVPAAPLGPDGSALAPMPFGAKDVEDLPWTNLLAAYSCTECGRCTSVCPANLTGKLLSPRKIIMDTRDRVEEKYNSPLIFRPNVYGAEAKHEPITDLANATLLRGKVTPEELWACTTCNACVESCPVNINPLESIIEMRRFLVLEESAAPNSLNVMFSNIENNGAPWAFSPSDRFNWADDLYVKDLTLVPAAV; from the coding sequence ATGTTGCAATCCATTCTTTTTGCGCTACTATTGGTGGCCGCGTTCGGCTTCTTTACCTGGCAAGTCCGGAAAATCCGGGCCAACGTCCTTGTCGGGCGCGACCGGGATATGAGCGGCCACCCGGCCGAGCGCCTGCGCAAAACCCTGCTCGTAGCCTTCGGGCAGCAGAAAATGTTCAAGCGCCTTACCCCCGCCCTGCTGCACCTGGTGGTGTACGTGGGCTTCTGGGTAATTAACATTGAAGTGCTGGAAATCGTCATCGACGGCTTGTTCGGCACCCACCGCTTTTTGGGTTTCCTCGGGCCGGTGTACAGCGCCCTGATGGCCACTAACGAGGTGTTGGCCGCGCTGGTGCTGGTGGCCGTGGCGGCCTTATGGTGGCGGCGTAACCGCCACCCGCCGCTCAAGCGCTTCACCGGGCCCGAGCTGCGGATGTGGCCCAAGCTCGATGCTAACATCATTCTCTACGTGGAAGTGGTGCTGATGGCGGCGCTGTTTTTTATGAACTCGGCCGATATCCGCCTGCACCAAGTAGAAGGCAAAGCCTTGCCTGGGGCCTTCCCGGTGAGCTACTTCCTGAGCGGCCTGCTGCCTACCAACGTGGGTACGCTGGCCGTGCTGGAGCGTGCCGGCTGGTGGATCCACATCACGGGCATCTTCTTGTTTCTCAACTATCTACCCAGCTCGAAGCACTTCCACATCATCATGGCATTTCCGGGGGTGTGGTACTCGCGTTTAGTGCCGCAGGGGCAGTTCAGCAACGTGGAGAGTATCACCCACGAGGTGAAGGCCATGATGGACCCGAGCTACGAAGTGCCCGCCGCGCCGCTGGGCCCCGACGGCTCGGCCCTGGCCCCCATGCCCTTCGGGGCCAAGGACGTGGAGGACCTGCCCTGGACCAACCTGCTGGCCGCCTACTCCTGCACCGAGTGCGGCCGCTGCACCTCGGTGTGCCCCGCCAACCTCACGGGCAAGCTGCTCTCGCCCCGCAAAATCATTATGGATACCCGCGACCGGGTGGAGGAAAAATATAATTCGCCGCTCATTTTCCGCCCCAACGTGTACGGAGCCGAGGCCAAGCACGAGCCCATTACGGACCTGGCCAACGCTACGCTGCTGCGCGGCAAGGTGACGCCCGAGGAGCTGTGGGCCTGCACCACCTGCAACGCCTGCGTAGAAAGCTGCCCCGTAAACATCAACCCGCTCGAAAGCATCATCGAAATGCGGCGCTTTCTGGTACTCGAAGAATCGGCGGCCCCGAACTCGCTCAATGTCATGTTCTCGAACATTGAAAACAATGGGGCCCCGTGGGCCTTCTCGCCTTCCGACCGTTTTAACTGGGCCGACGATTTATACGTAAAAGACTTGACCTTAGTACCCGCTGCGGTGTGA